Part of the Plasmodium malariae genome assembly, chromosome: 9 genome is shown below.
AGCGTACGCTTATGTTCGTACGTATGtttgcatgtatgtatacgttCGTAACAGCGCATACACTGGTTGTGTTTCCCCCCTGTTTACTACCCTATGCAAGTCGTGGCTTCACAAAAAGTAGTACACATAAttgcaaatatttttcaaaagcAAAAAGgagtataaatttttttttttttttttttctgaaatatataagaaaggATGACAGTGTTTGAAAAAAGCAGAATAAATGCTTTATTACCATTAtggaattataaaataaaaagtaattgttataattatatagaaaGAAAAGTCATTTTCCCTTCATTTTCGAAGGTAAAAAAGGGAGAACCGAGAGCGTGCCATTGCGTAAatgcgtacatacatatatgtaagtgTTAGTATAACTGTAATTGTGCGTGAATGTGCACAAACACATGTAATTGAATTATGCTTGACCAAGTCAGGATcgtattttcccttttttctcatttagATTCTAGTGTATTATTTCTACCATCTCAATTTTGTGCCACTCATTTGAATGCACAGTTTTACGTTTTACCATTATCCTTTTCCCCTTCCGTGTGTGTATCATTTTATCTACTGTTTGTTACGTCATTATTCACTCCATTCGTTATGTTATTCTTCCGATCATATCCTTGATGTTCTGTTATTACGCTACCACCCTCTACCTCCCCAGGAAATGCTcaaaattcattattttaatcaTTACATTTTACATCCTTTCTTAGGCATGGCAGTTTATGAATGATATACGCGAGCAAAATGAAAAGATGAATCATCATTGTAAATACGTAAACAATTATACGAAAgtgaagataaaaatatatacacacacaacAAAGGATGTAACAGATAAAGATGTACAacttgctattattattgataGCACATTAAAGCAGTATGAccataaaataatgaaaaaataaaaaaagaaaaagaaatatatcaATGATGAGCGGAGGAAGAAGTTATCCTATCGATGTGTTGTAAACGTACGTCCACCACACagttgtatataatatttttataacattttttaaaaataaaattaaaaaaaaaatatatttttttttcaaactaTATATCATTTCATCTTTCCATTACCATTGATTGCCTTTTAGTTGTTACTTCAAACAGAGGTAAGTGCTTTTTTcgaatatataattttatattaatacatatatgtgcatatacgTGTGCTTGGACATGcgcatgtgtatatgtataagctTGGCCATGtgcatgtgtatatgtataagctTGGCCATGtgcatgtgtatatgtataagcttggccatgtacatatgtatataggCTTGTGCATGTAAACGTAATTATGTATCTACGAATAAATGGAGGACACACTCGCATACTTTCCTCAAACGAATGGTCCCTAACCCCttcacaaaatatatattagacaAATTGATAATAAGAAGAAACCATGTATTTGCCTTTGTTTTATCaactttatttaaatgaagaaaggaaaaaaaaaatcaaatatgGTAAGAAGCTTTAAAGAACTGTAcctttcttttcttattttattgtgttcatataaatattacctTCAATTTAGAACAGCTTCATTTACACACATGACCTTTTActtcaatattttaattttgaaaaataggcgaacaaaatatttaatggAAGTATGTACAATGCAGCACTTCAgtagtataaatataattgcCTTTGAACAAGTGTATGCTTAATAATCtactttttacttttgtGCACTTACTTTTGTCCATATTGAAATGAATTAGTAACAATAGAAACGTAATTATGCAGTTACTAACGCACACTGGTTCGTCAATTCGTCAATTTGTCAGTTCGTCAATTCGTCAATTCGTCAGTTCGTCGATTCGTCGGTTCGTCGGATCGTCGGTTCTTCAGTTTGTCCGATCGTCCGGTCGTCTTATCGCCTGCTTACTCGTAACACCTGTACATACTGTTCCTCACATAATGTAAAAGGTTatgtattgtatatataacatgttcgttcatttttctttttcagttaataaattaagaagGAAGAGAAAACGCAGTTACGCTCAGGAAGGGAAGGGAGCAATTGCAACGAATATCAAGTCTTGAAAAAGGAACAGTTCTCATACATTTACGaataagatatatacatatatatatacacacatatatatacgtgtatgtGTAAGtaacattataatttaagaaaataaaaacagagaagggttaataatttattttttgtattattttttcattattccattattatttattattattttttttttttaaataaagttGGTGCTCTCTTTACAATTTTGTATTATGCCCGTATTAAAGGAGGTTTACATTTATTCtacaaaaaattgtaaattcAAATCTTTCTTTACGGTAGTAATTTATTTCACATGAGAAACGAGTATTTTATCCTTGTATttcatctatatatatatatatatatatatatatatatatatatatatatatatatatattttttttttttttttattattaattttaattatacttatAAGCATTATTtgatcattaaaaaatattcgcATGGATTCCACGAATTTATTTCCTCCAAAATGCATTAACTGAAGTAACCAAACtgtgcataaaaaaatttatgcacatgtacataaatacaaatacgtacaaatacgtacaaatacgtacaaatacgtacaaatacgtacaaatacgtacaaatacgtataaatacgtacaaatacgtacaaatacgtacaaatacatacaaatatatatattacttatcCAGTACATGCCTGTATGCATATTTGTATGCTTTTTGTGATTACT
Proteins encoded:
- the PCD gene encoding pterin-4a-carbinolamine dehydratase, putative yields the protein MTVFEKSRINALLPLWNYKIKSNCYNYIERKVIFPSFSKAWQFMNDIREQNEKMNHHCKYVNNYTKVKIKIYTHTTKDVTDKDVQLAIIIDSTLKQYDHKIMKK